Genomic segment of Chloroflexota bacterium:
GCGGAGGCCGTCCTGCTCGGGGATGCCGAACACCATGCCAGCGCGGCGGTGGGGGCAGCGGTCGCCGACGAGACCGAGCTTCCCCTGGCGGTCGCGATAGAGCACGAGATCCTCGCCGAGCAGACGAACGGGACGGGTCCCGTGTTCCTTGAGCTGTGCGCTCGCGGCGATGGGGTGCCAGTAGCGCCGGAGCAGGGTGCCCATGGGCGTTCCGGGCCCTACTCGCGTCATGCGCTCATTCTCCTGCTCGGTCAGCATCGCTCTCCTCCCGTGGCCAGGATCAAGTGGCTGGCGAATCTGTTGATTTTCGCGTGAAACTCGGGCAGTTTGGGTTCCCATCGTATCACGAAGCGCGATTTCGTGCGATTCCCGTGGCGACGAGCGGCGGCCGGCGCCCGACGCCGGTTAAAAGAGCCGCAGCTTGACACTTCCGGCGGGCACGCGTATCACTCTGGTAACATGGGCCCGCTTCTTGGGCGCCTTTCCGTCGCCGCTCGCCAACCCTGATTCGCATGGTGGATAAGAATGCCGAAATTTCGCAGTCTGTATTGGCTCGCGAGCCTCTTGCTGCTGCTGGCGTCCTGCACGTCAGCCGCGTCGCCGACGCAGAACCCGGGCGGGGCCTCGCGTAAGGGCGGGGTGCTGCGGGTGGCGACGCTCGGCGGGGCGCCGAAGGTGCTGCATCCCTATCCCGAGCCCCAGTACAACACGACGCCGCTGGCGGACGCCCTCACCCTGATGGAATCCGGACTCATCGACCTGAACTACGACACCCTCGACTACTGGGTCAATCCGGACTATTGCCTTGCCAAGGACATGCCCGTCATCTCACCCGATGGACGCACCTTCACCTTTACCCTCCGCGACGACATCAAGTGGAGCGATGGTCAGCCCATCACGTCCGCGGACTTCCAGTTCGCGTGGGACAACGCAAGCAAGCCCGAAAACGACTTCGTCGGCCTCGACGACCTGGAGCGCATCGCGTCCTTTACGACGCCGGACCCGAAAACGATCGTCGTGACCCTGAAGGAACCCCTTGCACGGTTCCTCGCCATGGGGATCGCGGCCGGCATCGGGCCCGTTCCCAAGCACGTCTGGGAAGGGAAACCGTGGCTGGACCCCAACGGCAACCCGGAGATCTTGAAGCCGACGGTGGTTAGCGGCCCGTTCATACCCAAGGAGATCAGCGCCGAGCGCACCACCTTCGTGCGGAACCCCAACTACTGGGGCAAGGCGCCCCAGCTCGACGAAATCGACTTCATCGCCGCTTCGCCCCAGACGGCGCTGGAGCTGGCGAAGACCCAGCAGGCGGAGTGGGTCGAGCAATTCCCGCCCTCGCAGTTCACCGAGGCGAAGCAGATCAGCACCCTCAATGTTATCGACTGGTCTGGCGCCTCTGGGAGCTATCGAAGCATCGAGTTCAACCTGCGGCGTCCGCTGCTCGCCGACAAGCGCGTTCGGGAGGCGCTCGTCCGCGCCATCAATCGCGCGGACCTCATCCAGTTCGAGGACAATCTCGCGGTTCCCCAGTACGGCCTCTACACTGAGGGCAACACGAAGTGGGTGAACCACAACGTCGAGCACTACGACTACGACATGAACAAGGCGAAGAGCCTGCTGAAGGACGCGGGCTACACCCTCGACGGTACGGTGCTGAAGGACCGGAGCGGACAGCCGGTCAAGGTGGAGATCCTGTTCCCGACCACGAGCCAGCCGCGGCAGAAGATGGCCGCGTACCTGCAGCAGCAATGGAAGCAGCTCGGGATCGACGCCACGGTGACGGGACTCGAATTCAACACGTTCGTCGACCGCGCCCAGCGTCAGAAAGACTTCGACATCACGATGGGAAGCTGGACCGCCGGGCTGGACCCCGACGGGATCCGCAGCCAGATCAAGAGCGACGGGACGCAGAATGCCACGGGCTATTCGAATCCCCGCGTCGACCAGCTCATGGACCAGGGTGCCGTGGAGCAGGACGAGGGACGACGGAAGTCGATCTACGACGAGGTCCAGAAGACCGTCATGGACGACCTTCCCATGTTCCCGACCGTCACCCTGAAGAACTTCACCGCTTTCGACAAGAAGGTCCAGGGCGTATCGCCATCCAAGGGCGGCGACATCCTGACGGCGAACAACATGCAGGTCCTCTCGTGGTCGCTGGCGCAGTAGCTCTCACCTTCTGATGCACCAATTCCTCATCCGGCGGCTCATTCAGTCAGCGCTGCTGCTCTGGCTGCTGATGACGTTCACCTTCGCGCTGACGCGGCTCACGCCCGGCGGGCCGGAGGCCGCATTCCTCGAGAACCCCAAGATCACGCAGGAGGACATCGCGCGGATGCGCGCGCGGTTCGGCCTGGACGACCCGATGCCCCTTGCGTACGCGAAGTGGCTCACGAGCGCCGTGACCCTGGACTTCGGGCGCTCGTACTTCTACCTGCGTCCGCCTCTGGACGTGATGAAG
This window contains:
- a CDS encoding ABC transporter substrate-binding protein encodes the protein MPKFRSLYWLASLLLLLASCTSAASPTQNPGGASRKGGVLRVATLGGAPKVLHPYPEPQYNTTPLADALTLMESGLIDLNYDTLDYWVNPDYCLAKDMPVISPDGRTFTFTLRDDIKWSDGQPITSADFQFAWDNASKPENDFVGLDDLERIASFTTPDPKTIVVTLKEPLARFLAMGIAAGIGPVPKHVWEGKPWLDPNGNPEILKPTVVSGPFIPKEISAERTTFVRNPNYWGKAPQLDEIDFIAASPQTALELAKTQQAEWVEQFPPSQFTEAKQISTLNVIDWSGASGSYRSIEFNLRRPLLADKRVREALVRAINRADLIQFEDNLAVPQYGLYTEGNTKWVNHNVEHYDYDMNKAKSLLKDAGYTLDGTVLKDRSGQPVKVEILFPTTSQPRQKMAAYLQQQWKQLGIDATVTGLEFNTFVDRAQRQKDFDITMGSWTAGLDPDGIRSQIKSDGTQNATGYSNPRVDQLMDQGAVEQDEGRRKSIYDEVQKTVMDDLPMFPTVTLKNFTAFDKKVQGVSPSKGGDILTANNMQVLSWSLAQ